A single window of Sporosarcina sp. FSL W7-1349 DNA harbors:
- a CDS encoding aspartate aminotransferase family protein produces MIREQGFLRTEGDVNLTEGRKEWQRNHLSAEAFRLLEEDQAYFLQQSLSTPCLNVIGRSYDIYIEDIDGRKYMDFHGNSVHQVGYGNESVIRAIKEQLDILPFSPRRYTNKPAIELARKLVELAPGKLNKVLFAPGGTSAVSMALKLARKATGKFKTVSLWDSFHGASLDAISVGGEALFREGMGPLLPGSLHIMPYNSYRCFLGGSAESATKSLDYLEYVLERERDVGAIILEPIRCTDVQIPPKFYYERLRRICDEHGTLLIFDEIPTALGRTGKMFAFENYDILPDIVLLGKGLGGAVFPMAAMLVNDSLDVAEEIALGHFTHEKSSVGCAAALATLQYMEKYQLLERSRTLGVYMKSRLEEMKERFPVIGDVRGIGLLYGVELVKDRGTKEKALTEAEAVMYHCMEKGLSFKVSQGNVLTLAPPLVITDVQLEEAMDILEESIREVCGSLTGR; encoded by the coding sequence TTGATTCGAGAACAGGGTTTTTTACGGACGGAAGGCGATGTTAATTTAACAGAAGGCCGGAAGGAATGGCAACGGAATCATTTGAGCGCCGAAGCATTCAGGCTGCTTGAGGAAGACCAGGCATATTTTTTACAGCAATCGCTTTCCACCCCTTGCTTAAATGTTATCGGGAGAAGCTACGACATTTATATAGAAGACATTGATGGACGGAAGTATATGGATTTCCATGGAAATAGCGTCCACCAGGTCGGTTATGGTAACGAATCAGTTATCCGGGCGATCAAGGAGCAGCTCGATATTCTGCCTTTCTCACCGAGGCGGTATACGAACAAGCCGGCGATTGAGCTGGCACGGAAGCTTGTAGAACTTGCTCCTGGAAAGTTGAATAAAGTGCTGTTCGCACCCGGAGGGACGTCTGCAGTCAGCATGGCGCTGAAACTGGCTCGCAAAGCGACGGGCAAGTTCAAGACGGTATCGCTCTGGGATTCATTTCACGGTGCGTCGTTGGATGCGATCTCCGTCGGTGGAGAAGCTCTTTTTCGCGAAGGGATGGGGCCTTTATTGCCGGGGAGTCTCCATATCATGCCGTATAATTCCTACCGTTGCTTTTTAGGGGGGAGTGCGGAGAGTGCGACGAAAAGCCTGGACTACTTGGAATATGTCTTGGAAAGGGAGCGTGATGTCGGTGCAATCATCCTAGAGCCGATCCGATGCACCGATGTGCAAATCCCGCCAAAGTTTTATTATGAGAGGCTGCGGCGCATTTGTGACGAGCATGGGACCTTGTTGATCTTTGATGAAATTCCGACGGCGCTCGGTCGTACCGGGAAGATGTTCGCATTTGAGAACTATGACATTCTCCCTGACATCGTATTGCTTGGCAAAGGACTCGGAGGAGCAGTCTTTCCGATGGCAGCCATGCTCGTGAACGATAGTCTCGATGTTGCGGAAGAGATTGCTCTTGGACATTTCACACATGAAAAGAGTTCGGTCGGATGCGCCGCAGCTTTGGCGACGCTTCAATATATGGAGAAGTATCAGCTACTCGAGAGGAGTCGGACGCTCGGTGTATACATGAAAAGCAGGCTCGAAGAAATGAAGGAACGTTTCCCGGTAATTGGAGACGTCCGAGGAATCGGACTGCTGTACGGAGTAGAGCTCGTAAAGGACCGAGGGACGAAGGAAAAGGCACTGACGGAAGCGGAAGCGGTCATGTATCACTGCATGGAAAAGGGACTGAGCTTCAAGGTGTCTCAAGGGAATGTCCTTACCCTTGCACCTCCGCTAGTCATTACAGATGTGCAGTTGGAAGAAGCGATGGATATTCTGGAAGAATCGATTAGGGAAGTTTGCGGTTCACTTACAGGCCGCTGA
- a CDS encoding putative 2-aminoethylphosphonate ABC transporter substrate-binding protein, protein MRKLLFPMILVIAFMMMAACGGDGESAQAGKKENLVVYTAIETDYLQDHLDLFEKEHPDIKLDLVRDSSGIIISRILAEKDNPKADVIWGLSVDSLIMFDDDGMLEGYNPAGYEDLIPEFTDQKNDPMHWTGIAAYMTAIAVNTAEMEKKGLPIPESYADLIDPQYKGLISMPNPASSGTGFLTVAGLLQMFDTEEEGWEYLDKLHDNIGVYTHSGSKPAVEAATGEFPIGISFDGRAIKQEESGAPLVTIFPKEGSGWTLEANALMKKDNVKDSAKVFLDWANSRSAMESYNKQFAITGIDLGKTPPASYPDDPMGQLLENDLYWAADNRIEIVDKWIEKYDGKSEAE, encoded by the coding sequence ATGAGAAAACTACTATTTCCAATGATTCTTGTAATCGCTTTCATGATGATGGCGGCATGCGGAGGGGACGGGGAAAGTGCGCAAGCCGGCAAGAAGGAAAACTTGGTTGTCTATACGGCCATTGAGACGGACTACTTGCAGGACCATCTGGATCTGTTTGAGAAGGAGCACCCGGACATCAAGCTGGATTTGGTCCGCGATTCAAGCGGAATCATCATCTCACGCATATTGGCCGAGAAGGATAATCCGAAAGCGGATGTCATTTGGGGGTTGAGTGTGGACAGCTTGATCATGTTCGATGATGACGGCATGTTGGAGGGGTACAATCCGGCCGGCTATGAAGATTTGATTCCTGAATTTACGGATCAGAAAAATGATCCGATGCATTGGACCGGGATTGCTGCCTATATGACCGCCATTGCAGTGAATACGGCGGAAATGGAGAAGAAAGGGTTGCCGATTCCCGAGTCGTATGCAGATTTGATCGACCCGCAATATAAGGGGCTTATTTCGATGCCGAACCCGGCTTCCAGTGGAACCGGATTTTTGACGGTGGCTGGTTTGTTGCAGATGTTCGATACGGAAGAAGAGGGCTGGGAATATCTTGACAAGCTCCATGATAATATCGGCGTGTATACCCATTCCGGCTCTAAACCGGCCGTCGAAGCGGCAACTGGCGAATTTCCAATCGGTATTTCATTCGACGGAAGGGCCATTAAGCAGGAAGAGAGCGGGGCCCCACTTGTGACCATTTTCCCGAAGGAAGGTTCGGGCTGGACGTTAGAAGCCAATGCCCTTATGAAAAAGGACAATGTTAAAGATAGCGCGAAAGTGTTCCTCGACTGGGCGAACAGCCGGTCAGCCATGGAAAGCTATAATAAGCAATTTGCCATTACGGGCATCGATTTAGGCAAGACTCCACCGGCCAGTTATCCGGATGATCCGATGGGGCAATTGCTAGAAAATGACCTTTATTGGGCAGCTGACAACCGGATTGAGATCGTGGATAAGTGGATTGAAAAATATGACGGCAAGAGTGAAGCGGAATAA
- a CDS encoding EutN/CcmL family microcompartment protein: MYLSKVVGSVWMTQKEKGMENLKLLIVQPLNLDRKLEGNAVIAVDRIGAGVGEIVLITSGTPAQRILGDRISPIDAAVVGIVDSFEVNQ, from the coding sequence ATGTATCTTTCTAAAGTGGTTGGCAGCGTGTGGATGACGCAAAAGGAAAAGGGAATGGAGAATTTGAAGCTGCTCATCGTGCAACCTCTCAATCTGGACCGCAAACTTGAAGGCAACGCTGTTATCGCCGTAGACCGGATAGGCGCGGGCGTCGGCGAAATCGTCCTTATCACGAGCGGCACTCCCGCTCAGCGGATCTTGGGCGATAGAATTTCTCCGATCGACGCTGCCGTCGTCGGGATTGTCGACTCTTTTGAAGTAAATCAATGA
- the ald gene encoding alanine dehydrogenase, whose protein sequence is MRIGVPKEIKNNENRVAMTPAGVLTLQSAGHEVVIQTGAGLGSSFTDEEYASAGAKIVETAAEAWDADMVMKVKEPIASEYGYFREGMILFTYLHLAPEFELTKALVDKKVTGIAYETVQLPNNSLPLLSPMSEVAGRMATQIGAQYLEKTKGGKGILLAGVPGVSRGKVVVIGGGQAGANAARVAIGMGAQVTVLDLSVDRLRQLDDIFGNDIQTLVSNPFNIAESVKEADLVVGAVLIPGAKAPKLVSEEMVKSMKPGSVLVDIAIDQGGIFATSDRVTTHDDPVYVKHGVVHYAVANMPGAVPQTSTTALTNVTVPYALQIANKGYRQACLDNPALLKGINTLAGHITYGAVAEAQGLEYVSADELLSEPSFAVNR, encoded by the coding sequence ATGCGTATTGGTGTGCCAAAGGAAATTAAAAACAATGAAAATCGAGTTGCTATGACGCCGGCAGGAGTTCTGACGTTGCAGTCGGCGGGTCATGAAGTAGTCATTCAGACGGGAGCAGGCCTAGGTTCGAGTTTCACAGATGAAGAGTATGCATCGGCAGGGGCCAAAATTGTTGAAACGGCCGCCGAAGCGTGGGATGCCGATATGGTAATGAAAGTGAAAGAGCCGATCGCTTCCGAATATGGGTATTTCCGTGAAGGGATGATTTTATTCACATACCTGCACTTGGCGCCGGAGTTTGAGCTAACGAAAGCATTGGTCGACAAAAAAGTGACAGGCATCGCGTACGAAACGGTACAACTTCCGAACAATTCATTACCGTTATTATCGCCGATGAGCGAAGTGGCCGGACGGATGGCGACACAGATTGGAGCGCAATATTTGGAGAAGACGAAAGGCGGAAAAGGTATTTTGCTGGCAGGCGTCCCGGGCGTCTCCCGCGGAAAAGTAGTCGTCATCGGTGGCGGCCAAGCAGGTGCGAACGCGGCAAGAGTGGCAATCGGGATGGGTGCGCAAGTGACTGTACTGGATTTGTCCGTAGACCGTTTGCGTCAATTGGATGATATTTTCGGCAATGACATCCAGACACTTGTATCCAATCCGTTCAACATCGCGGAATCGGTGAAGGAGGCGGATCTTGTAGTAGGGGCCGTCCTTATCCCAGGGGCGAAGGCGCCGAAACTCGTTTCCGAAGAGATGGTGAAATCGATGAAGCCGGGATCTGTTCTTGTAGATATCGCGATTGATCAGGGCGGCATCTTTGCCACATCCGACCGGGTAACGACACACGATGATCCGGTCTACGTCAAGCATGGGGTCGTTCACTATGCTGTCGCAAATATGCCGGGTGCTGTCCCGCAAACCTCCACGACGGCACTGACGAATGTGACGGTTCCATATGCGTTGCAAATCGCCAACAAAGGCTACAGGCAAGCATGCTTGGACAATCCCGCACTATTGAAAGGAATCAATACACTGGCTGGGCATATTACGTACGGGGCGGTTGCGGAAGCACAAGGACTGGAATACGTTTCAGCAGATGAGTTGCTGTCGGAGCCGAGTTTTGCGGTGAACCGCTAA
- a CDS encoding ABC transporter ATP-binding protein produces the protein MEFLSVKNVSKTFGNFTALNDINISIQKGEFVCLLGPSGCGKTTLLRLIAGLEEPNVGSQIVMDGKDITKLPPAKRDFGIVFQSYALFPNMTVFQNVAYGLKIKKLSKNDIREKVKEALSIVNLAHLMDRYPGQLSGGQQQRVALARALAISPSFLLLDEPLSALDAKVRVKLRMEIRGIQEKLGITTIMVTHDQEEALTMGDKIVVMNNASLEQVGTPQEIYENPATPFVADFIGTVNQFQGTGSYVAIRPEHITISRQPKKGAIQTTLRALEFRGSSYRLYMEVENGGPYQFEDEYLMSDIPTTATRGLDIQVGQVLYAELPDHQLIKYGTETHAEGMPNLSLAKVL, from the coding sequence ATGGAGTTTCTAAGCGTAAAGAATGTCAGCAAAACATTTGGAAATTTTACAGCGCTCAATGATATCAATATTTCAATCCAAAAAGGAGAGTTCGTTTGTTTGCTCGGTCCGAGCGGATGCGGCAAGACGACACTGCTCCGGCTGATTGCTGGTTTGGAAGAACCGAATGTCGGCTCCCAAATCGTTATGGATGGAAAGGATATCACCAAATTGCCGCCCGCGAAGAGGGATTTCGGTATCGTTTTCCAATCCTATGCGCTTTTCCCAAATATGACTGTTTTTCAGAATGTGGCGTATGGATTGAAAATAAAAAAGCTCTCCAAAAACGATATCCGGGAAAAAGTGAAGGAAGCATTATCCATTGTCAACTTAGCCCATCTGATGGATAGGTACCCGGGACAGCTGTCGGGTGGACAGCAACAGCGTGTCGCGTTGGCAAGAGCACTCGCCATCTCCCCAAGTTTTCTACTGCTCGATGAACCGTTATCTGCTCTGGATGCCAAAGTGCGAGTGAAACTGAGGATGGAGATCAGGGGCATCCAAGAGAAACTTGGCATCACGACGATCATGGTAACGCATGATCAGGAGGAAGCGTTGACAATGGGCGACAAGATTGTCGTCATGAACAATGCGTCACTCGAACAAGTCGGGACGCCACAGGAAATTTACGAGAATCCGGCAACTCCGTTTGTCGCGGACTTCATCGGGACGGTCAATCAGTTCCAAGGGACCGGTTCGTATGTAGCTATCCGTCCTGAGCATATTACGATTTCCCGGCAGCCTAAAAAGGGGGCGATCCAGACGACGTTACGTGCGCTTGAGTTCAGGGGCAGCTCCTACCGGCTTTATATGGAAGTGGAAAATGGAGGGCCTTACCAATTTGAAGATGAGTATCTGATGTCCGATATCCCGACAACTGCAACCCGGGGGCTCGATATCCAAGTCGGCCAAGTGCTCTATGCGGAACTCCCCGACCATCAATTGATCAAGTATGGAACAGAGACTCACGCCGAGGGAATGCCGAATCTTTCCCTGGCTAAAGTCCTTTAA
- a CDS encoding BMC domain-containing protein, with protein MNGEMGALGMIETKGLVGAVEAADAMAKAANVKLIGKVHVGGGLVTVMVRGDVGAVKASVDAGAAAAENIGELVSVHVIPRPHSDIELILPKLEG; from the coding sequence ATGAACGGAGAAATGGGAGCATTAGGAATGATTGAAACAAAAGGCTTGGTCGGAGCGGTTGAAGCGGCGGATGCCATGGCAAAAGCGGCAAATGTCAAGTTGATCGGTAAAGTGCATGTCGGTGGCGGTTTGGTGACGGTCATGGTACGAGGGGATGTCGGAGCGGTGAAAGCGTCCGTTGATGCCGGGGCAGCGGCTGCGGAAAATATCGGTGAATTGGTATCGGTTCACGTCATTCCACGACCACATTCCGATATCGAGCTCATTCTTCCGAAGCTGGAAGGATAA
- the pduL gene encoding phosphate propanoyltransferase gives MTLITESKLRMMLKNGIPNPFPIQAGDKITPAATDFLRDRNIEIQDGRSVQRPKSSSSQREPELQIPVGISNRHIHLAPEHVQVLFGDGHELTKYRDLSQPGQFAATEQLTILGPKGFIKNVRILGPVRSESQVEISVTDGFQLGIHPPTRLSGSLADTPGITLIGPKGVVVLQQGVIVAKRHIHMSTENAKTFGVVDGDELIIRTAGERPVIFPDVVVRVHPEFSLDLHLDLDEGNSAGLKTGDLATVIGKNGMFMQRQGG, from the coding sequence ATGACGCTAATTACGGAATCCAAGCTTCGAATGATGTTGAAAAACGGGATTCCAAACCCATTCCCCATCCAGGCGGGGGATAAAATAACACCGGCAGCGACAGATTTCTTAAGAGACAGGAACATCGAGATACAAGACGGCCGATCCGTTCAGCGCCCTAAGTCTTCATCCAGTCAAAGGGAGCCTGAACTGCAAATTCCGGTCGGTATATCGAACCGGCATATCCATCTGGCTCCAGAACATGTTCAAGTGTTATTTGGTGACGGACACGAACTGACGAAATACCGTGATTTATCACAGCCAGGCCAATTTGCAGCTACGGAACAGCTTACGATTTTAGGTCCGAAAGGCTTCATTAAAAACGTTCGAATCCTTGGGCCTGTACGCTCCGAGTCACAGGTGGAAATTTCGGTGACGGATGGATTCCAATTAGGAATCCATCCTCCCACCCGTCTATCGGGCTCTTTGGCTGATACGCCCGGCATCACGCTGATCGGTCCGAAAGGGGTCGTTGTCTTGCAGCAGGGCGTCATCGTCGCCAAGCGGCATATCCACATGTCCACTGAAAACGCTAAGACGTTTGGTGTAGTGGACGGGGATGAGTTAATCATTCGGACGGCAGGTGAGCGGCCGGTCATTTTTCCAGACGTTGTCGTCCGGGTCCATCCGGAATTCAGCTTGGACCTGCATCTGGATCTTGACGAAGGCAATAGTGCGGGATTGAAGACGGGTGATCTGGCAACAGTCATTGGAAAAAACGGGATGTTCATGCAAAGGCAAGGGGGGTGA
- a CDS encoding putative 2-aminoethylphosphonate ABC transporter permease subunit, whose product MNEDAINPAMPQVISKKKIKQKTSAVDLLQKLLIVLVVLGLVVALIFPLIQLVIVSMQDRNGDYIGLDNFVKYFTTRSLIQPLFNTLFVASVTGVISVTLGFFYAYALVRTDIRWKSFFKYVAFIPLFAPTMMYGIGLVNLFGNNGLITTGFFGLFQGVDINLYGPVGIIISLIFYTFPQTFLLLIISLANTDYRLYEAADSFGAGTVRKMFSVTLPSVKYGLFSAFIIGFILSFTDFGAPIVVGGDYKVMAVDIYQQVVGQFNMSMGATVGVVLIIPAVIAFIADRIVQRKESSGISSKSVSYKIKPNKLRDRLYFTYCLVMTGMIFALIAAVLAPTFVKYWPYNFTFTSEHYTFKNVIGGFQPYYNSLFIALATAIIGTLMVFFGAYLFEKSRFMKTTRQIGYFFSIIPLALPGLAIGLAYIFFFNQAEFAIPFTNMSIPNPLNGLYGTIWILVLANLIHFYSVNFFTATTALKKLDKEFEPVSESMNIPFYKTFTRVTLPMSLPAILEMMVYFFVNSMTTISAVIFLYAPSTRPASVAIVDMVGAGDMSAAAALAVIILLTNVLVRFGYEFLTKKIRDRANAWQK is encoded by the coding sequence ATGAATGAAGACGCTATAAATCCGGCCATGCCGCAAGTGATAAGCAAGAAAAAAATCAAGCAGAAGACAAGTGCGGTGGATCTACTGCAAAAGCTGCTGATCGTCCTCGTTGTTCTTGGGCTTGTCGTGGCGCTGATCTTTCCTTTGATCCAGTTAGTCATTGTGTCCATGCAGGACCGGAATGGAGATTATATCGGCCTAGACAACTTTGTGAAGTACTTTACGACGCGCTCCCTGATCCAGCCGTTGTTCAATACATTGTTTGTCGCCAGCGTGACGGGAGTCATTTCGGTAACGCTCGGATTCTTTTATGCCTACGCCTTGGTCCGCACCGATATTCGCTGGAAATCATTTTTCAAGTATGTTGCCTTCATTCCGTTATTTGCACCGACCATGATGTACGGGATCGGCCTGGTGAATTTATTCGGAAACAATGGACTGATTACAACCGGTTTTTTTGGATTGTTCCAAGGGGTGGATATTAACCTGTATGGGCCGGTCGGGATTATCATTTCCTTGATTTTCTATACGTTTCCGCAAACGTTCCTATTGCTGATCATTTCATTGGCGAATACGGATTACCGGCTGTATGAGGCGGCGGATTCGTTTGGGGCAGGCACCGTGCGTAAAATGTTTTCCGTGACGCTGCCGAGTGTGAAATATGGTCTGTTCAGTGCGTTCATCATTGGTTTTATTTTGAGTTTCACTGATTTTGGAGCTCCTATTGTGGTAGGCGGCGATTATAAAGTGATGGCCGTTGATATTTATCAGCAAGTTGTGGGGCAGTTCAACATGTCTATGGGTGCAACAGTTGGAGTAGTATTGATCATCCCCGCGGTCATTGCGTTCATCGCGGATCGGATTGTCCAGCGCAAGGAAAGCTCGGGGATTTCCTCAAAATCGGTCTCTTACAAAATAAAACCAAATAAATTGAGAGACCGTCTGTATTTTACATACTGCCTTGTGATGACGGGAATGATCTTCGCGTTGATAGCGGCAGTATTGGCTCCTACATTCGTAAAATACTGGCCTTACAATTTTACGTTCACGAGCGAACATTACACGTTTAAGAATGTCATCGGCGGATTCCAACCGTATTATAATAGCTTGTTCATTGCGTTGGCGACGGCAATTATCGGTACTTTGATGGTGTTTTTCGGAGCCTATCTTTTCGAGAAATCCCGCTTCATGAAGACAACGAGGCAAATCGGATATTTCTTTTCCATCATTCCGTTGGCATTGCCAGGATTGGCAATCGGTCTGGCGTACATCTTCTTTTTCAACCAAGCGGAGTTTGCCATCCCGTTCACGAATATGTCAATTCCGAATCCGCTGAATGGGCTATACGGGACGATCTGGATCCTGGTGCTAGCGAATCTCATCCACTTCTACTCGGTCAATTTCTTCACAGCGACGACTGCGCTGAAGAAGCTGGATAAAGAGTTTGAACCGGTGTCGGAGTCGATGAATATCCCGTTCTATAAAACGTTTACGAGAGTGACGCTGCCGATGTCGCTTCCCGCAATTTTGGAGATGATGGTCTATTTCTTCGTCAATTCCATGACGACCATTTCGGCGGTCATTTTCTTGTACGCACCGAGCACGCGTCCGGCATCCGTTGCGATTGTCGATATGGTCGGGGCGGGGGATATGTCTGCCGCCGCTGCCTTGGCAGTCATCATTCTGTTAACGAATGTACTCGTCCGTTTCGGATATGAATTCTTAACGAAAAAAATAAGGGATCGTGCGAACGCGTGGCAAAAGTGA
- a CDS encoding DMT family transporter, whose translation MVLLAFLLVIFSGLLHALWNLFAKKSVSKITFLWSIHIVSFILLLPYFLWKVPELRLDGDGILLFLASMLFQIFYVFSLITGYTKGELSVVYPVLRGSASLIIPVASVLLFKETLSFWGWIGLLLILSGILAISDFRLKMDRQTRISIFIAIGGGFSIAGYTLSDKALLEFMGPLMIIQFQNYIYGVSLLWGIGGFGQLKEEWKVNWKIILLGALFVPGAYALFLYAMQLAQVAQLAPLREISIVFGAILGMLFLKETQGKRRIVSSLIIVLGITVLGFLG comes from the coding sequence TTGGTACTGCTTGCATTTCTGCTCGTAATATTTTCTGGTTTACTGCATGCGTTGTGGAATTTATTTGCAAAGAAAAGTGTCAGTAAAATTACCTTTCTCTGGTCGATCCATATTGTGTCTTTCATTTTGCTATTGCCCTATTTTCTTTGGAAAGTGCCGGAACTCCGCTTGGACGGTGATGGGATTCTGCTCTTTCTCGCTTCAATGCTGTTCCAGATATTTTATGTATTTAGTCTGATAACAGGCTATACGAAAGGGGAATTATCTGTAGTCTATCCAGTACTGAGAGGAAGCGCTTCCCTAATTATCCCGGTTGCGAGTGTACTGCTGTTCAAAGAGACATTATCTTTCTGGGGCTGGATTGGTTTATTGCTCATCTTAAGTGGTATTTTGGCAATCAGTGATTTTCGGCTGAAGATGGACCGGCAAACCCGCATCTCCATTTTCATAGCGATCGGGGGAGGCTTTTCAATTGCGGGCTATACGCTGAGCGATAAAGCTTTACTTGAATTCATGGGCCCTCTCATGATCATTCAATTTCAAAATTATATTTACGGGGTTTCTCTTTTATGGGGAATCGGCGGCTTTGGGCAATTAAAGGAAGAGTGGAAAGTAAACTGGAAGATCATTCTTCTCGGAGCACTGTTCGTGCCGGGCGCCTATGCGCTGTTCCTGTATGCGATGCAACTCGCGCAAGTCGCTCAGCTCGCACCGTTGCGGGAGATCAGCATCGTCTTTGGGGCTATTCTTGGAATGCTGTTTCTTAAAGAAACGCAAGGGAAGCGCAGAATTGTCAGTTCGTTAATCATCGTTTTGGGCATTACTGTGTTGGGGTTTTTAGGTTGA
- the mdh gene encoding malate dehydrogenase gives MGFQRYKIAVIGSGFTGATTALLLAQKDLGDIVLLDIPEQTNPTKGKALDLLQTGPVQRFNAGIIGTSDFADIADADMVIITAGVARKPGMSRDDLVHTNAKIMRAISQQVKRFAPNSYILVLSNPVDAMTYVCYKTTNFPKNRVIGQSGVLDTARFRAFVAQELNISVEDVSGFVLGGHGDDMVPLVRYSYAGGIPLEKMMPKDRLDAIVERTRKGGGEIVNLLGNGSAYYAPSASLVEMAEAILKDKKRILPSIAYLEGEYGFYDLYLGVPTVLGGQGIESVIELDLNYEEKLALGNSAESVRSVMKLLQTHV, from the coding sequence TTGGGATTCCAACGATATAAGATTGCGGTAATCGGCTCGGGTTTCACTGGAGCGACAACGGCTCTACTGCTCGCCCAGAAAGACTTAGGGGATATCGTCCTCTTGGACATTCCGGAACAGACGAATCCGACGAAAGGGAAGGCGCTCGATCTTTTGCAGACCGGTCCTGTCCAACGATTCAATGCGGGGATTATTGGGACATCCGATTTTGCCGATATTGCCGATGCCGATATGGTCATCATTACGGCAGGAGTAGCCCGGAAACCCGGCATGAGCCGAGATGACCTTGTACACACCAACGCGAAAATCATGCGTGCCATTTCTCAGCAAGTGAAACGGTTTGCGCCGAATAGCTATATCCTCGTACTAAGCAATCCGGTCGATGCGATGACTTATGTTTGCTATAAAACTACCAACTTTCCGAAAAACCGGGTTATTGGGCAATCTGGAGTGCTTGATACAGCGAGGTTCCGGGCGTTCGTCGCCCAAGAACTGAACATTTCGGTCGAGGATGTATCCGGGTTCGTGCTAGGGGGACACGGGGACGACATGGTACCGCTCGTCCGCTATTCCTATGCAGGCGGAATTCCACTGGAGAAGATGATGCCCAAAGACCGCTTGGATGCGATTGTCGAAAGGACGAGAAAAGGTGGAGGCGAAATTGTCAACCTGCTTGGCAACGGCAGCGCCTACTATGCCCCGTCCGCTTCGCTTGTTGAAATGGCGGAAGCAATCTTGAAGGATAAAAAACGGATTCTCCCTTCCATTGCCTACTTGGAAGGTGAATACGGGTTTTATGACCTTTATCTCGGTGTACCGACCGTGCTCGGTGGCCAAGGGATTGAAAGCGTTATTGAACTAGACTTGAATTACGAAGAGAAGTTGGCCTTGGGTAATTCGGCGGAGTCGGTTCGCTCCGTCATGAAGCTTTTGCAAACCCATGTCTGA